ttaattaaaaacaaaattttaacctCAAATCAGACTTAGGGCCAGTTCTGCattacttttcaaaagcacttttggcttGAAAAGCACTTCTGGAAAAAAAGCTGTGCAGATCAagctgcttttggctgaaatttttaactttttagaagtgcttttgaaaagcactcCTGAGgaggagaagctaaaatttttagcttttcctcttcCAAAAGCACTTtcagtgcttaattacttttttacccctccaataacatagtactttccccttttttttggtacttaattacaaatatattaaaatcactaattaaaaataaaaaatattttttaaaatactaattaaaaatatttaataattatatttaaatatttaaaatatagtttatatattctaattaaattttataaataattaatatttattgcttaaaaatattttaaatttatattttatatattaaaatattaacaagaagttatgataattttttatattcttactaaaatataataatattaactaatttaagtattatttaaatgtgtatttattacttgataataacatgtttaaaatagacattttatttgtcaaaagtactttttaacagcaatgctaaataattaaattttaaatcaaaattttcaaaagcatTTCTAAAATACACTTTTTAAAAGTATTACTAAACTAACCCTTAAAATGCAGACTTAATTTATTTTACTTGGCCGACCGGCTCACGGACAAAACAGCCCAAACGAAGGCCTTTTGAATCTTTTTTAACTCTACTATTCATTAAAATTGGAATCTTtaccttttcttctttctttttaattttctttataataGTGAAGCTTTTTCTGCTCATTGGCCATTTCATCAAAGTAGTACTATTACACGGTGTGATTATTGTACCATTCATCTTTATGAAATTTTACTCTTTTGGTTCTTTTCACATTTCACGTACATTTGATTTGACAATAAATATCAAATGTTTTTGTTGAAGAAAATTGAGAACCCAATtctaaagtttgaaaattttgaagcgATACGACCTGTTAAAAGCCCCCCACTGAATATTTTTTTTCGTTGCTGCATTTCATCAAATGTTTACTCTAGTTTAACAATGGCTAACAATTCCCATGAAGACGTTGTTTTATTACCTCAAGCGGTTGAAGCATTGATATCCAGAATTTGCAACGAGCAGCAACAGCCACGACTTGGTTACTCAACGAGGCAGGCATTGGCTGAGGTAGGTGAAGAAGCATCCCTAAGGATTCTAGAGAAAATCCAACGGACGGAGATTCGTACTACGTTTGATCGATTCGTGATGTATATGATAAGAAACGAATCAAACGGCAATGGCTCTCCACAAAAACGATCCAATTCTGCTCAACTAAATAGTAGCCCCTTTTCTTCTCCCTCCAAAACTTGCCGGCTTATGATGAACTCTCAAGGTTTTACACTTCTTTGAAACCATGGGTTTGTTTTCATTTTGGTAGTTGTTTTTGACGTTTTGTGTTTATTGGTTTTAAAAGGGTGAAATAATGTTAATGTTACTTCAGCTTCAGTTACTCCTATTCAGAGTTCTTCAGTAAATGCTAATAGAGAAGAAGGGTTTGGTCCACAGTCGGTAGCTACTCCTATTCTGACTTCTTTAACAAATGTTGGTAGAGAAGAAGTGTGTCCACAGTTGGTAGCTTTAGGGGAGCTTGAATTTCGTAAAGCTTTTCTTATTTTAAGTTACATTGGACAGTAAGTTTCCAATTTATGGCTATGTCTATCTTTCACTGCTTTTAATAATGTGTTTTTAAGACCCTTTTCCATATATATTTTGCCATAGGAATAAGTTGGAAGAAGTAATCACTGCTGATCACATTCAAAGTTTAAAGAATTTGGGGATGGATGAGTTTGAAAAAGAGATCTGGGATTCCCTGGGTCAACGTTATGCTCGAGCTGACCGTGTTAAGGTAAACATAACGGTGTTAGCTGTGTTTgattctagccatattttgaattACATGGCGTGCTAATTATGAAGGGAATGAACATAGATGTTTCCGAAAATTCTAACTTGTATTCGACCCTTTTTCATGTGGGCATATTACCTTCCCTGCTTTTGATGCCTTgtgaaattgttttttttttttctctctttttttgctTTTCTCACTTACCGTTGCATACCTTTGTCTTGCAGCTGCTTGAGTGGGAAGGAAAAACGACTGAGTATCATTGTCATGTGCAAGAAAACGGGACATATAGGTTCAAGGTAAATTGGAAGTTTCAGTTTCTAGGCTTTTGCATTGTCTTGATTCTTtgtttttggcatgtatatatgttaACTTACATTCATAGGACAAAAGGATTGGGTTAAGTTTATAGACACTTATAGAAACATGTATTGGATATGGACAGTTTTATGAGGTAGCTGAAGGCAGTTTAATGAGATTTACCTTTTTATCTCATGCTTACGAAAACTTATTCTATTTCATATGGTAGGCATGTATGGTGGTACAGATCAAAATACGATTTTGTAAAGCTTTTATGGTAATAAGTGGTGATATGGAATTATCATGACGTTGGAACTAGCATACCCCAAACATCTACTGCAAGTGTGTATTTGTTTGTTGCTTGCCTTACTGGATTTGGGTCATGATTTGTAGTTCTGGGCTTCTGGCTGCAATTGATCTCATAAAATGGTTGTGGTTGTTTCTATCAAAGGGACTTAAGTCCCCTGATCCGTCTTTTTATGGGGTAGATGGATTCACAGAGTATTAAATGTGCTTtgcttaataattattatttctgCATTAATTTTCCTTGGCCACCCTTTTCCCCCCAAATTTATTGTAATTTAACATCTCCTTATTGTATTGAATGtgttattattttcatgtggTTTATCAGGGCCCTTATTTTGAAAGGACTAGAAGGCATTTGCAAAGGGTTTTAGGAGATGATAACGTTCTTTCTGTTAAGTTTGAAACAGAAGGTAAAAGTCCACTTGACAGTGGTTATGTAGGGTTCAAAAAAGTTGCAAAAGAAGGAATTCTTGTTGGTTTGCGCCGATATCGATTTTTTGGTGCGTCTTCTGCACTGCATTCTTGGAATAATAAATAtactatttattgttcttattttCCCTTCCATTTAATTCTGAATTGTTATTCCAGCATACATAAAGTGTTCAAGCTAGCATGTCTTGATGGCTTTTATATTTTCTGCTAGCAGTATGCATCTCGGAATGTATTCTAGGCATGCATGTCCATGATATGCCATGTTGCAGGAGTAGGGGAATAATCATCTGCCAGCTGAAATGCATCTCTTGTTCATGTCTTAATGAGGAATGCTGACATCATCCAGTTCATTTTAGTTGCTTTATTCAGCATTGGTTTAGGTGTTTTGTTCAACTTGTCTAAGAGAATCAGCACCAAGGAACGATGTTAGAGCTGCTTTTAAATGAAGGAATTGGTTGTTTACTGTGCTATAATATTACCTGATggtttcaccattttaatattgGTAAAATGTAAGTTGCAAAAAGAAAATGTTGGTGGAATGTATGTGTTACTTTTCCTATGCCACTCCTATGTTCTGTCTTTATATTAATTAGGATGATCTAGTGCGACAGCTATTAATTTCAGTCCCCAGCTTCCATTCCACTATGGTGTTAAGTGTGTATCTGTGCATGTAAGAAAGAATTACTTTATTTTTCCGGTTTGCAGCTTCTGGGATTCACATATATGTTTGTTACCTTTATCTGCAGCATATGGGTTATTAACGATCTTCCATCTCTCGTTTCTTGAGTAAACATTTAATGTGGAATTTATTTTTTGGAATACCCTAGTTATTAGGATTTGGGCATGGCATTGAACACTTACCATGTAAAATTTCAGTATTCAAGGATGGAGGTAAAGAAGCAAAAAAGAAAGACCGGAGTACCTCACCTGTCAAATGCTTTTTTGTTAGATTCGAGTCTAATGCAGCCATTGATGATGGTAAAGAATATGTTTTATCCGGGAAAACAGTTCAAGAAGCCAGAAGTGTGTTTATGCATGTACATACCCTACCGAGTATGGCCAAGTACATGGCCAGGTTAGTGATGATACAGATATCCATGTTTAGATTCTAcagtttttttgtttgttttttgttttgttttttaagtGGCTTCTTTTTCTTGGTCTGTAGATTTTCACTAATCTTATCTAAGACCATGAAGTTGGAAGATGACTTGTCCAACTTAAATTTTATGGTGGAAGGAGATATACCTTGCAAAGTATGGTATATGGATTTAAGTTTTCATATTCTTCATTAGTTCTTTTATCTTATCTTGTTTCCGAgttcaatttgatattttagtTGTATAAATTTTGCAGGATAAAGATAAAAAGCCCGTTTATAAAGATGGAAAACTTTGTATTCACTCTGATGGGACTGGTTATATTTCAGAGGATTTGGCATTGAAATGCCCAAAAGATGTCTTCAAAGGAAGCATTATGAATGGTGCCAGTGTTGAGATTGGACCAATTGGTGCATTGCTGGTATGTTAACTTGTGAAAGCATTGCATAATGGTTACCCCAGTAATTCATCAACGTGTTGTGCAGGACAAAAATCAGTTTGATAGACGATTTTTGCATTAAAATTCCATCAAATCTGATTTCTGGAATTGGTTAAAATTTCACAATGTTTGGGGTGGAATGGATATGCATGCTTGTAATATCTTGGTCATTTTAAAAGACATGGATTCCAACTATTCATTTGCCATTTAGTTTCCATGGTACTAGTTTGGCAATTTGTTTTACTTTCTTTCCATCTGTATCTCTCAATTTTTATAGTTGGGATGTTAAGCTTTTTGTCTATTGATCCTTTTATTGTTACCTGTTTGTCAGTTCAATGATTCTCTATGATTGTAAATTTCTTCTCAATGAACTTTAGGGGGAGTCTCCAGACACAATGCAGGCAGATTCTTACCGTAGGGTACCGGTATGTGCATTGAACAACTAGCTGATGCTCTCTTCTCCAATTTTATAAACTGATTAGCAtttcattctttattttctttccagCCTTTGCTTATCCAGATCCGCTTCTTTTACAAAGGTTATGCTGTTAAGGGAACTTTGCTTGTCAATAAAAAGGTATAATTTTGTTAGTTTGAGGAATTATGAAAACAAATTTCCCTTTATAACTGGAACCAT
The Gossypium hirsutum isolate 1008001.06 chromosome A07, Gossypium_hirsutum_v2.1, whole genome shotgun sequence genome window above contains:
- the LOC107940156 gene encoding probable RNA-dependent RNA polymerase 5 isoform X3, which codes for MFLLKKIENPILKFENFEAIRPVKSPPLNIFFRCCISSNVYSSLTMANNSHEDVVLLPQAVEALISRICNEQQQPRLGYSTRQALAEVGEEASLRILEKIQRTEIRTTFDRFVMYMIRNESNGNGSPQKRSNSAQLNSSPFSSPSKTCRLMMNSQASVTPIQSSSVNANREEGFGPQSVATPILTSLTNVGREEVCPQLVALGELEFRKAFLILSYIGQNKLEEVITADHIQSLKNLGMDEFEKEIWDSLGQRYARADRVKLLEWEGKTTEYHCHVQENGTYRFKGPYFERTRRHLQRVLGDDNVLSVKFETEGKSPLDSGYVGFKKVAKEGILVGLRRYRFFVFKDGGKEAKKKDRSTSPVKCFFVRFESNAAIDDGKEYVLSGKTVQEARSVFMHVHTLPSMAKYMARFSLILSKTMKLEDDLSNLNFMVEGDIPCKDKDKKPVYKDGKLCIHSDGTGYISEDLALKCPKDVFKGSIMNGASVEIGPIGALLGESPDTMQADSYRRVPPLLIQIRFFYKGYAVKGTLLVNKKLPPRTIQVRDSMVKVEPDLNLSNICTRNSLEVVTTSNQPKRTSLSKNLIMLLSYGGVPDNFFMDLLKNALEESQGAFSNKRTALRVALNRGGLDELLAAKMILSGIPLDESYLQYRMSIMLNEDRKGLLSGKLPITDSYHLMGTVDPSGVLESDEVSIILDNGQISGKVLVYRHPGVHFGDIHILTARYVKELDEYVGHAKYAIFFPSNGPRCLADEMAGGDFDGDMFFVSKNPQLLDYFKVSEPWTENCTTPEGPSRRPSEFSDEELESELFESFLKTRFQPSYAMGMAADNWSAIMDRFLTVEDSNSSEKTLMKENLKKLIDLYYEALDAPKTGKKVIVPEELRVAVFPHYMEWENSFKSTSILGKIYDHVKAYQEEVSRKEVQKLPCFNVEVSEECRSKWTVLYEQYRKDMTYVLNSSNKEKNDAAANALYDVYKRYCMEVQSW
- the LOC107940156 gene encoding probable RNA-dependent RNA polymerase 5 isoform X1 gives rise to the protein MFLLKKIENPILKFENFEAIRPVKSPPLNIFFRCCISSNVYSSLTMANNSHEDVVLLPQAVEALISRICNEQQQPRLGYSTRQALAEVGEEASLRILEKIQRTEIRTTFDRFVMYMIRNESNGNGSPQKRSNSAQLNSSPFSSPSKTCRLMMNSQASVTPIQSSSVNANREEGFGPQSVATPILTSLTNVGREEVCPQLVALGELEFRKAFLILSYIGQNKLEEVITADHIQSLKNLGMDEFEKEIWDSLGQRYARADRVKLLEWEGKTTEYHCHVQENGTYRFKGPYFERTRRHLQRVLGDDNVLSVKFETEGKSPLDSGYVGFKKVAKEGILVGLRRYRFFVFKDGGKEAKKKDRSTSPVKCFFVRFESNAAIDDGKEYVLSGKTVQEARSVFMHVHTLPSMAKYMARFSLILSKTMKLEDDLSNLNFMVEGDIPCKDKDKKPVYKDGKLCIHSDGTGYISEDLALKCPKDVFKGSIMNGASVEIGPIGALLGESPDTMQADSYRRVPPLLIQIRFFYKGYAVKGTLLVNKKLPPRTIQVRDSMVKVEPDLNLSNICTRNSLEVVTTSNQPKRTSLSKNLIMLLSYGGVPDNFFMDLLKNALEESQGAFSNKRTALRVALNRGGLDELLAAKMILSGIPLDESYLQYRMSIMLNEDRKGLLSGKLPITDSYHLMGTVDPSGVLESDEVSIILDNGQISGKVLVYRHPGVHFGDIHILTARYVKELDEYVGHAKYAIFFPSNGPRCLADEMAGGDFDGDMFFVSKNPQLLDYFKVSEPWTENCTTPEGPSRRPSEFSDEELESELFESFLKTRFQPSYAMGMAADNWSAIMDRFLTVEDSNSSEKTLMKENLKKLIDLYYEALDAPKTGKKVIVPEELRVAVFPHYMEWENSFKSTSILGKIYDHVKAYQEEVSRKEVQKLPCFNVEVSEECRSKWTVLYEQYRKDMTYVLNSSNKEKNDAAANALYDVYKKVLYGGAELVERQRPMNQISEEALAIYNICYEYAIKKDDVGKCGFAWKVAGSALLNLHVLGLGEKTLSCAPSVLKELFS
- the LOC107940156 gene encoding probable RNA-dependent RNA polymerase 5 isoform X2, whose amino-acid sequence is MFLLKKIENPILKFENFEAIRPVKSPPLNIFFRCCISSNVYSSLTMANNSHEDVVLLPQAVEALISRICNEQQQPRLGYSTRQALAEVGEEASLRILEKIQRTEIRTTFDRFVMYMIRNESNGNGSPQKRSNSAQLNSSPFSSPSKTCRLMMNSQVTPIQSSSVNANREEGFGPQSVATPILTSLTNVGREEVCPQLVALGELEFRKAFLILSYIGQNKLEEVITADHIQSLKNLGMDEFEKEIWDSLGQRYARADRVKLLEWEGKTTEYHCHVQENGTYRFKGPYFERTRRHLQRVLGDDNVLSVKFETEGKSPLDSGYVGFKKVAKEGILVGLRRYRFFVFKDGGKEAKKKDRSTSPVKCFFVRFESNAAIDDGKEYVLSGKTVQEARSVFMHVHTLPSMAKYMARFSLILSKTMKLEDDLSNLNFMVEGDIPCKDKDKKPVYKDGKLCIHSDGTGYISEDLALKCPKDVFKGSIMNGASVEIGPIGALLGESPDTMQADSYRRVPPLLIQIRFFYKGYAVKGTLLVNKKLPPRTIQVRDSMVKVEPDLNLSNICTRNSLEVVTTSNQPKRTSLSKNLIMLLSYGGVPDNFFMDLLKNALEESQGAFSNKRTALRVALNRGGLDELLAAKMILSGIPLDESYLQYRMSIMLNEDRKGLLSGKLPITDSYHLMGTVDPSGVLESDEVSIILDNGQISGKVLVYRHPGVHFGDIHILTARYVKELDEYVGHAKYAIFFPSNGPRCLADEMAGGDFDGDMFFVSKNPQLLDYFKVSEPWTENCTTPEGPSRRPSEFSDEELESELFESFLKTRFQPSYAMGMAADNWSAIMDRFLTVEDSNSSEKTLMKENLKKLIDLYYEALDAPKTGKKVIVPEELRVAVFPHYMEWENSFKSTSILGKIYDHVKAYQEEVSRKEVQKLPCFNVEVSEECRSKWTVLYEQYRKDMTYVLNSSNKEKNDAAANALYDVYKKVLYGGAELVERQRPMNQISEEALAIYNICYEYAIKKDDVGKCGFAWKVAGSALLNLHVLGLGEKTLSCAPSVLKELFS